From Camelina sativa cultivar DH55 chromosome 7, Cs, whole genome shotgun sequence, one genomic window encodes:
- the LOC104701904 gene encoding cysteine protease inhibitor WSCP-like — MNKPSVVSFLITLLLAAAVCTQAGEPVKVTVETDLKTDQQYYIQPVNTNVPGGGLVPAPPTLGSLCPLGIVQTAITFIPGVPVTFSFPNPTTKTTISTDDYVNIEFKSKFWLCDQLSKFWKVDESSSATEEPSILVGGTKQEQNSWFKIEKAGTNTYKLTSFSGPIGTKPGGFGVPQLVLTNDKAKTLLVKFKKVDEATITTSTSLRMFPF, encoded by the coding sequence atgaataaACCTTCAGTGGTCTCTtttctcatcactctcctgTTAGCTGCAGCTGTCTGCACCCAAGCAGGCGAACCGGTGAAGGTAACTGTTGAAACTGATCTTAAAACCGATCAACAATACTACATCCAGCCAGTCAATACCAACGTCCCCGGAGGTGGTCTTGTCCCAGCCCCCCCTACACTAGGTTCCTTATGTCCACTTGGCATTGTCCAAACAGCCATTACGTTCATACCAGGCGTACCAGTTACCTTCTCATTTCCAAACCCAACCACGAAAACAACCATTTCTACAGATGATTATGTAAATATTGAGTTTAAGTCCAAATTCTGGCTCTGCGATCAGCTTTCCAAGTTTTGGAAAGTCGATGAATCCTCATCAGCTACCGAAGAGCCTTCCATTCTCGTTGGTGGTACAAAGCAGGAACAGAATAGCTGGTTCAAGATTGAGAAAGCCGGAACAAACACCTATAAGCTGACCAGCTTTTCCGGACCTATTGGAACTAAGCCAGGAGGTTTTGGGGTACCACAACTAGTTCTCACCAATGATAAGGCTAAAACCTTACTCGTCAAATTCAAAAAGGTTGATGAAGCGACTATTACTACTTCTACTTCTCTAAGAATGTTCCCGTTCTAG